One region of Syntrophobacter fumaroxidans MPOB genomic DNA includes:
- a CDS encoding YkgJ family cysteine cluster protein: protein MSETEQNQTIIDSHPTEWDEADFRRNWSQFLQMLVGENENALPLKRIQYQVEQSPIYKEVLVRWSGLSGAERLGAWKRLLQAAEEVSREVLPACVQCGTCCRKGSPSLQLEDLELLQTGRIPWNQLVTLRRGEPVQSPFDRKPFFLLDERIKIRERADSQECVFFNADTCLCAIYADRPVQCRAQACWDPAPAQDLAKQPYLTRRDIFKNVDLLLEIIVEHDKRCSFRKLNDAFDRLIETKGETVGEVLEILSYEEHFRNFIGEKLKVPSGQVELVFGRSLTDLVPLFGFRVIEEPDGSRCLVPETA, encoded by the coding sequence ATGAGTGAGACCGAGCAGAATCAAACCATTATCGACAGCCATCCCACCGAATGGGATGAAGCGGATTTCCGGAGAAACTGGTCCCAGTTCCTGCAGATGCTGGTCGGCGAGAATGAAAACGCGCTTCCGTTGAAACGCATCCAGTACCAGGTGGAGCAGAGCCCCATCTACAAGGAAGTGCTGGTCAGGTGGTCCGGGTTGAGCGGGGCGGAGCGGCTGGGCGCCTGGAAAAGACTCCTTCAGGCCGCCGAGGAAGTCTCTCGCGAGGTACTCCCGGCGTGCGTCCAGTGCGGTACCTGCTGTCGCAAGGGAAGCCCCTCGCTGCAACTCGAGGATCTCGAGCTGCTTCAAACCGGCAGGATCCCCTGGAACCAACTGGTCACCCTGCGCCGCGGCGAACCGGTCCAGTCGCCTTTTGACCGCAAGCCGTTCTTCCTCCTGGACGAACGCATCAAGATACGCGAGCGGGCCGACTCGCAGGAGTGCGTCTTCTTCAACGCCGATACATGCCTGTGCGCCATTTACGCGGACCGGCCCGTCCAATGTCGGGCGCAGGCCTGCTGGGATCCCGCTCCGGCGCAGGACCTCGCGAAACAACCGTATCTGACCCGCCGGGACATTTTCAAGAACGTCGACCTGCTGCTCGAAATCATTGTGGAGCACGACAAACGATGCTCTTTCCGGAAATTGAACGATGCCTTCGACCGGTTGATCGAGACAAAAGGCGAGACGGTCGGGGAGGTTCTCGAAATCCTGTCTTACGAGGAACACTTCCGGAACTTTATCGGCGAGAAACTGAAAGTGCCCTCCGGCCAGGTCGAGCTCGTGTTTGGAAGGAGTCTCACCGACCTTGTACCGCTTTTCGGTTTCAGAGTCATCGAAGAGCCGGACGGCAGCCGGTGCCTGGTTCCCGAGACCGCCTGA
- a CDS encoding FmdB family zinc ribbon protein gives MPIYEFRCTKCGHIREFIMTGSDREIDMKCEECGGDDLERVMSSVNYAMGSSGSSSGRDSSPSATTRTCAPGKSCTTLKLPGHTK, from the coding sequence ATGCCGATCTATGAATTTCGTTGTACCAAGTGCGGACATATCCGGGAATTCATCATGACGGGTTCCGACCGGGAAATCGACATGAAGTGCGAGGAATGCGGGGGAGACGATCTGGAGCGGGTCATGAGCAGCGTGAATTATGCCATGGGCTCGTCCGGTTCTTCATCGGGACGGGATTCGTCTCCCAGCGCCACGACCAGGACCTGCGCGCCCGGGAAGAGCTGCACGACCCTCAAGCTTCCCGGTCATACGAAATAG
- a CDS encoding flavodoxin family protein, translating to MSSSSILLGIIGSPRKHGNSEILVKEIYRQLSGDWELRLMRLPEMDIRPCRACYQCLFGEMKCIQDDDFHIALDALLECSAYAVVSPAYLLDANAGLKRFLDRGLAFYGHVAALWGKPAVAAAIAGIEGMEGRTKLAVEGFVKFTMGDLRGSTVLYGALPGEVLLGERGRSEARRLAQAIEKPGKEERVAGVPACSVCGADSFRFLPDGRVRCLLCSSTGSCEWREGRLTVATQPGDHPFFHTRESVLEHAEWLRGMKDRFLQRRKELKAVVQDYAGVGTWIKPDRK from the coding sequence ATGAGCTCCTCTTCCATTCTGCTCGGCATCATCGGCTCACCCCGCAAGCACGGTAATTCGGAAATCCTCGTCAAGGAGATCTACCGGCAGCTGTCCGGCGATTGGGAGCTGCGATTGATGCGCCTGCCCGAGATGGATATCCGCCCCTGCCGAGCCTGCTATCAGTGCCTGTTCGGCGAGATGAAGTGCATTCAGGACGACGATTTCCACATTGCCCTGGACGCGTTGCTCGAGTGCAGCGCCTATGCGGTTGTTTCCCCCGCCTACCTGCTCGATGCCAATGCCGGGTTGAAGCGCTTCCTGGACAGGGGACTCGCCTTTTACGGACACGTGGCCGCGCTCTGGGGAAAGCCCGCCGTGGCCGCCGCAATTGCCGGCATCGAAGGGATGGAAGGGCGCACCAAGCTGGCCGTGGAGGGTTTCGTCAAGTTCACGATGGGGGATTTGCGCGGCTCGACGGTTCTCTACGGGGCGCTGCCCGGCGAAGTCCTGCTGGGGGAGAGAGGGAGGTCGGAGGCGAGGCGCCTGGCGCAGGCCATTGAAAAACCGGGGAAAGAGGAGCGCGTTGCCGGCGTTCCGGCGTGCTCGGTGTGCGGTGCCGACTCGTTCCGTTTTCTTCCGGACGGGCGCGTCCGGTGCCTGTTGTGCAGCAGCACCGGGTCCTGTGAATGGCGGGAGGGACGGCTCACGGTCGCGACGCAGCCGGGGGACCACCCGTTCTTCCACACGCGCGAGAGCGTCCTCGAGCACGCGGAATGGCTCCGGGGCATGAAAGACCGGTTCCTGCAGCGCAGAAAAGAACTGAAGGCCGTGGTTCAGGACTACGCGGGGGTTGGAACCTGGATCAAGCCCGACCGAAAATAG
- a CDS encoding thioredoxin domain-containing protein, whose protein sequence is MPNRLSAEKSPYLLQHADNPVDWYPWGEEAFRKAKEEDKPVFLSIGYATCHWCHVMERESFEDEEVAALLNEHVVAVKVDREERPDIDQIYMTVCQALLGSGGWPLSVFMTPEKNAFFAGSYFPKHARLGMAGFTDVIRRIVHMWKNDRERLLEAGRQITESIQPRPVQTVGSLPGPEVLEEAYSRLSRAFDATWGGFGSKPKFPTPHHLTFLLRWHRRNPWSDALAIVEKTLDGMRDGGIFDQVGFGFHRYSVDEKWLVPHFEKMLYDQAMLALAYLEAFQVTGRERHGRVAREIFEYVLRDMTDPDGGFYSAEDADSEGVEGRFYVWTPAEVNALLGNEIGETFCRFFDITPEGNFEDGRSIPHLAELADSLSDRDEPGIGGLEDLLEKGRRLLFEARRMRVHPLKDDKILTSWNGLMIAALSKGSRALGDRSYALAASRAADFILDRMRRDSGRLHRRYRKGEAAIHAYADDYAFFIWGLIELYEAAFDVRYLEEAVKLQDLMIDLFWDDAEGGFFFTPNDGENLIVREREIYDGAVPSSNSAAALNLLRLGRMVGAVRFEEKADRLLRRFSETVRDYPSAYTQFLHAVDFAAGPTREVVIAGSPDNATTAEMMKIVGSGFVPNTVVLLRGTPESGARLAELAPYTAGLVAPGGNPAVYICEKFACTSPITEIEELRETFG, encoded by the coding sequence ATGCCAAATCGTCTGAGCGCGGAAAAGAGTCCCTATTTGCTGCAACATGCCGACAACCCGGTGGATTGGTACCCCTGGGGGGAGGAAGCCTTCAGGAAAGCCAAAGAGGAAGACAAACCCGTCTTCCTCTCCATCGGGTATGCCACCTGTCACTGGTGCCACGTCATGGAGCGGGAGTCGTTCGAGGACGAGGAGGTGGCGGCGCTGTTGAACGAGCACGTGGTGGCCGTCAAGGTCGACCGCGAAGAACGGCCGGATATCGATCAAATTTACATGACCGTGTGCCAGGCATTGCTCGGGAGCGGCGGGTGGCCTCTGTCCGTCTTCATGACACCGGAGAAGAACGCCTTCTTTGCGGGCAGTTATTTTCCCAAGCACGCCCGCCTGGGAATGGCCGGTTTCACGGATGTGATCCGGCGCATCGTGCACATGTGGAAAAATGACCGCGAACGGCTCCTGGAGGCCGGCAGGCAGATCACCGAGTCGATTCAGCCCAGGCCCGTGCAAACCGTCGGCTCCCTCCCCGGACCCGAGGTGTTGGAAGAGGCCTATAGCCGGCTCAGCCGGGCCTTCGACGCCACCTGGGGCGGTTTCGGTTCCAAACCGAAGTTCCCCACCCCCCACCATCTCACTTTTCTTCTCAGGTGGCACCGGAGAAATCCCTGGTCCGACGCCCTTGCCATTGTCGAGAAAACACTCGACGGCATGCGGGACGGCGGGATCTTCGACCAGGTCGGTTTCGGCTTTCACCGCTACTCCGTGGATGAAAAATGGCTTGTCCCCCACTTCGAGAAGATGCTCTACGACCAGGCCATGCTGGCCCTGGCCTACCTGGAGGCCTTCCAGGTAACGGGCAGGGAACGCCACGGCCGGGTTGCGCGCGAGATCTTCGAATACGTGCTGCGCGACATGACGGATCCGGACGGCGGTTTCTACTCGGCCGAAGACGCCGACAGCGAAGGGGTGGAAGGCCGTTTCTACGTCTGGACCCCGGCGGAGGTGAATGCCCTGCTGGGAAATGAAATCGGGGAAACGTTCTGCCGGTTCTTCGACATCACCCCGGAGGGCAACTTCGAGGACGGGCGGAGCATCCCGCACCTTGCGGAGCTCGCGGATTCCCTTTCCGACCGTGATGAGCCGGGAATCGGGGGTCTTGAGGACCTGCTCGAAAAGGGAAGGCGCCTGTTGTTCGAAGCCCGCCGGATGCGTGTGCACCCGCTGAAAGACGACAAGATCCTCACTTCCTGGAACGGGTTGATGATCGCCGCCCTGAGCAAAGGGTCCCGGGCGCTGGGAGACCGTTCATACGCCCTAGCCGCTTCACGCGCCGCGGATTTCATCCTCGACAGGATGCGAAGGGATTCCGGACGGCTCCATCGCCGCTACCGGAAAGGCGAAGCCGCGATCCATGCCTATGCGGACGATTACGCCTTCTTCATATGGGGGTTGATCGAGCTCTACGAGGCCGCCTTCGACGTGCGGTACCTTGAGGAGGCCGTGAAGCTCCAGGATCTCATGATCGACCTGTTCTGGGATGACGCCGAGGGGGGGTTCTTCTTTACCCCCAACGACGGGGAGAACCTCATCGTGCGCGAACGGGAAATATACGACGGCGCGGTGCCGTCGAGCAATTCAGCGGCGGCGCTGAACCTCCTGCGCCTCGGGCGCATGGTCGGCGCCGTGCGGTTCGAGGAGAAAGCGGACCGGCTGCTTCGTAGATTCTCCGAAACGGTTCGGGATTATCCTTCCGCTTACACCCAGTTTCTCCATGCCGTCGATTTCGCCGCCGGCCCGACCCGGGAAGTCGTGATCGCCGGGTCTCCCGACAACGCAACCACCGCCGAAATGATGAAGATCGTCGGGAGCGGTTTTGTGCCCAACACCGTGGTCCTCCTGCGCGGGACCCCGGAGAGCGGAGCCAGGCTGGCCGAGCTCGCCCCGTACACCGCGGGGCTCGTCGCTCCGGGCGGCAATCCGGCCGTCTACATCTGCGAAAAATTTGCCTGCACAAGTCCGATCACCGAAATCGAGGAACTGCGGGAAACCTTCGGTTGA
- a CDS encoding DUF504 domain-containing protein: MVTIRDLLNRIRWDREFGAGFFELGYLDHVEHAIVRVPFRNIFFEEGDSFSFHLEKETGETLTIPLHRVREVYRNGIRIWQRPGG, encoded by the coding sequence ATGGTGACGATCCGGGATCTCCTGAACCGAATCCGCTGGGACCGGGAATTCGGGGCGGGTTTTTTCGAGTTGGGATACCTGGACCACGTGGAGCACGCAATCGTCCGCGTGCCGTTCAGGAATATCTTTTTTGAAGAAGGGGACTCGTTCTCGTTTCACCTGGAAAAGGAAACGGGGGAAACCCTCACCATCCCCCTGCACCGGGTCCGGGAGGTTTATCGGAACGGCATCCGGATATGGCAACGGCCAGGTGGGTGA
- the rtcA gene encoding RNA 3'-terminal phosphate cyclase: MDEPITIDGSMGEGGGQVLRTSLALSMSTGRPFRIVNIRARRKHGGLLRQHLTALNAAAEVSRARVDGAVPGSVEVTFEPRNVLPGSYRFSVGTAGSATLVLQTVLPALATASAKSRLVLEGGTHNPWAPPFDFLERTFIPFLKRMGPDVSCQLERPGFYPAGGGRFIVEVSPVARLSRVSLLHRGAIRRSGCRAVVAHLDMNIGHREVGAVCRGLGWSPDWAEVTACPESTGPGNVLIVAIESEHITEIFTGFGARGVPAERVAAGTVEEVRRYLAAGVPVGVHLADQILPLLALGGGGSFRTVAPSPHTMTNIDVIERFLDVRIECARIADDIWEITVEHARGLDSGTQA; the protein is encoded by the coding sequence ATGGACGAGCCGATCACCATCGATGGTTCCATGGGAGAAGGTGGAGGACAGGTGCTGCGCACTTCTCTCGCCCTTTCCATGAGTACCGGCAGACCTTTTCGCATTGTCAACATTCGGGCGCGTCGCAAGCACGGCGGCCTGCTCAGGCAACATCTCACCGCCCTCAACGCGGCCGCGGAGGTGAGCCGGGCCAGGGTGGACGGGGCGGTCCCGGGCAGTGTCGAAGTGACGTTCGAACCACGAAACGTGCTCCCGGGCTCGTATCGATTCTCCGTGGGAACGGCCGGCAGTGCGACCCTGGTGCTCCAGACCGTGCTGCCGGCGCTTGCAACCGCTTCCGCAAAATCCCGCCTGGTGCTGGAAGGCGGAACACACAATCCGTGGGCCCCACCCTTCGATTTCCTGGAGAGAACCTTCATCCCGTTCCTGAAACGCATGGGACCGGACGTATCCTGTCAACTGGAAAGGCCCGGGTTCTACCCCGCGGGCGGCGGGCGCTTCATCGTCGAGGTCTCTCCGGTCGCGAGGCTGTCGCGGGTCAGCCTGCTCCATCGCGGCGCGATCAGGCGGAGCGGGTGCCGCGCCGTGGTCGCCCACCTGGACATGAACATCGGGCACCGGGAAGTCGGAGCGGTGTGCAGGGGATTGGGCTGGAGCCCGGATTGGGCGGAGGTTACGGCATGCCCCGAGTCCACGGGGCCCGGCAATGTTCTGATCGTTGCGATCGAGAGCGAGCACATCACCGAGATCTTCACCGGTTTCGGAGCGCGCGGGGTGCCCGCCGAACGGGTCGCCGCGGGAACCGTCGAGGAGGTGCGACGATACCTTGCCGCCGGAGTGCCGGTGGGGGTGCACCTTGCCGATCAAATCCTTCCGCTGCTGGCCCTGGGGGGCGGCGGATCGTTCCGGACGGTCGCCCCGTCGCCCCATACGATGACGAACATCGATGTGATCGAACGGTTCCTGGACGTCAGGATCGAATGCGCTCGCATTGCCGATGATATTTGGGAAATCACCGTTGAGCACGCACGCGGCCTCGACTCCGGGACCCAAGCTTGA